One window of Streptococcus suis genomic DNA carries:
- a CDS encoding type II toxin-antitoxin system RelB/DinJ family antitoxin: MSNQRPTSPTQIRIETTVKEDANALFARLGLDMSSAENIFLRQCVLRGGLPFSVELPKYNQETLEAMEEARKISRNPNVPSYATVQDLFKALDEE, encoded by the coding sequence ATTTCAAATCAAAGGCCCACAAGTCCAACTCAAATCAGAATTGAAACAACCGTTAAAGAAGACGCTAATGCCTTGTTTGCAAGACTGGGCTTAGATATGTCCAGTGCAGAGAATATCTTCTTACGCCAATGCGTATTGCGTGGCGGTTTACCATTTTCCGTAGAGCTACCAAAATACAATCAAGAAACCTTGGAGGCAATGGAAGAAGCACGAAAGATTTCACGTAATCCAAATGTACCAAGTTATGCAACTGTCCAAGATTTATTTAAGGCATTGGATGAAGAATAA
- a CDS encoding type II toxin-antitoxin system YafQ family toxin, with amino-acid sequence MKNNISNKVHEQIQKSYKLMKKRGYDLGLLEEIITKLSQGIPLEDKHQNHMLTGNFSGYYECHIKPDWLLIYLIENDILTLTLIDTGTHSDLF; translated from the coding sequence ATGAAGAATAATATATCAAATAAAGTTCACGAACAAATTCAAAAAAGCTACAAGTTAATGAAGAAACGTGGATACGATCTGGGTCTGTTGGAAGAAATTATTACGAAACTAAGCCAAGGTATCCCACTTGAAGACAAACATCAAAATCATATGCTGACAGGAAATTTTTCCGGATATTATGAGTGCCATATTAAACCAGATTGGCTCCTAATCTATTTAATAGAAAATGATATTCTAACCTTGACCTTGATTGATACTGGCACACACTCAGATTTATTTTAG
- a CDS encoding CapA family protein gives MFVCLLAAVILSIILVHDHVLPLFGKADRTSQQSSGIGSWFSGKQDEVQTARIMAHGDLLYHDLLYWSALQADGTYDFSENFTYVKPWIEQADLAIADFEGTISPDFPLAGYPLFNAPAQVAKDIRDAGYDVVDLAHNHILDSQLSGLISTVETFKDVNVDAVGVYAEGNRATAPIYIRDVNGIKVAILAYAYGFNGMEASLTQEEYNAYLSDFGRKKMKAEIELAEKEADITIVMPQTGVEYQLEPTEEQVSLYHDMINWGADLVFGGHPHVAEPSETVEKDGEKKLIIYSMGNFISNQRIETMAGVANAQWTERGVLMDVTIEKKDGVTRIKTAQAHPTWVSKEPKGRFSPEGYELYTYQTLILEDFVQGGKHYGQLDAVTQERVDTAYAEMNEFMALDWVTEEKE, from the coding sequence ATGTTTGTCTGCCTTTTGGCTGCGGTCATCCTGTCCATTATTCTCGTGCATGACCATGTTTTGCCCTTGTTTGGTAAGGCGGATAGGACCAGCCAGCAATCATCTGGGATAGGTTCTTGGTTTTCAGGCAAGCAGGATGAGGTGCAGACCGCCCGTATCATGGCTCATGGGGACTTGCTTTACCATGATCTCCTCTATTGGAGTGCTCTCCAGGCGGATGGAACCTATGATTTTTCTGAGAATTTTACCTATGTGAAACCCTGGATTGAGCAGGCTGATTTGGCTATTGCGGACTTTGAGGGGACTATTTCTCCTGATTTTCCTTTGGCTGGCTATCCTTTGTTTAATGCGCCGGCCCAGGTGGCAAAGGATATTCGTGATGCAGGCTATGATGTGGTGGATTTGGCCCATAATCATATTCTGGATTCGCAGTTGTCGGGCCTCATTTCCACAGTGGAGACCTTTAAGGATGTCAATGTAGATGCAGTTGGTGTCTATGCGGAGGGCAATCGGGCGACAGCTCCCATTTATATTCGTGATGTCAATGGTATCAAGGTAGCAATTCTTGCCTATGCCTATGGATTCAATGGGATGGAGGCATCATTGACCCAGGAAGAATACAATGCCTATCTGTCGGATTTTGGCCGCAAGAAGATGAAGGCTGAGATTGAACTGGCTGAGAAAGAGGCGGACATTACTATCGTCATGCCTCAGACGGGTGTCGAATACCAGCTGGAGCCGACGGAGGAGCAGGTTAGTCTCTATCATGACATGATTAACTGGGGAGCAGACCTGGTGTTTGGCGGGCATCCCCATGTAGCGGAGCCTTCTGAGACGGTTGAAAAAGACGGTGAGAAGAAGTTAATCATCTACTCTATGGGGAATTTTATTTCTAACCAGCGGATTGAGACCATGGCGGGTGTTGCCAATGCCCAGTGGACCGAGCGTGGGGTGCTGATGGACGTGACGATAGAGAAGAAGGACGGCGTGACCCGCATCAAAACAGCCCAGGCCCATCCGACCTGGGTCAGCAAGGAACCTAAGGGACGTTTTTCACCGGAAGGCTACGAGCTCTATACCTATCAAACCCTGATTTTGGAAGATTTTGTCCAAGGTGGCAAGCATTATGGTCAATTGGATGCAGTAACCCAGGAGCGGGTAGATACAGCCTATGCTGAGATGAATGAATTTATGGCTTTGGATTGGGTAACTGAGGAGAAGGAATAG